The following proteins come from a genomic window of Alicyclobacillus dauci:
- a CDS encoding carbohydrate kinase family protein, with protein sequence MFDLVTVGELLIDFTPVPSVDRPTFQQNAGGAPANVVTVAALMGKKTAFIGKVGDDAFGRFLCKTLTSYGVDTSGLVMSEEFPTTLAFVHLDDSGERSFSFFRHLSADVMLNTSELRMQVIENTKVFHFGSVSMTEDPSRTSTIEAIQAARVNGAIITFDPNLRPALWRNQDEAKEQILNVLPYVDVLKISDEELSFLTGETTFQAGALSLKKQYQNISVILVTLGAKGCYYLAVCGEGSVPSFPVNPVDTTGAGDAFMGTFISGLLDTGKRPTELHQEELVNIIRAANTSGALTTTRPGGIPALPTREEVVDFMNKH encoded by the coding sequence TTGTTTGACCTTGTTACTGTTGGCGAATTGCTAATCGACTTCACCCCTGTCCCATCAGTGGACAGACCCACTTTTCAACAAAATGCCGGTGGTGCGCCTGCGAATGTCGTAACAGTTGCGGCCTTGATGGGGAAGAAAACGGCTTTTATCGGCAAAGTTGGGGACGACGCGTTTGGAAGATTTTTGTGCAAAACCTTGACTAGTTACGGTGTCGACACGAGTGGTTTGGTAATGAGCGAGGAATTTCCGACGACGCTGGCTTTCGTTCATCTTGACGACTCGGGTGAACGTTCGTTCAGTTTCTTTCGGCATCTCAGCGCTGACGTAATGCTTAACACATCCGAGTTGCGAATGCAAGTAATCGAAAACACCAAAGTTTTTCACTTTGGATCCGTTTCCATGACAGAAGATCCTTCTCGGACTAGCACCATCGAAGCCATTCAGGCAGCCAGGGTAAATGGTGCCATCATCACATTCGATCCTAACCTTCGACCCGCACTATGGAGAAATCAGGATGAGGCAAAGGAGCAAATATTAAATGTCTTGCCATATGTGGATGTCCTAAAAATTTCTGATGAGGAGTTATCTTTTCTTACCGGGGAGACAACGTTCCAAGCTGGGGCTTTGAGCCTGAAGAAACAGTACCAGAACATTTCCGTTATTTTAGTGACACTAGGAGCAAAAGGGTGTTATTACCTTGCCGTATGTGGAGAAGGCAGCGTTCCGTCGTTTCCTGTGAATCCGGTAGATACCACGGGAGCCGGTGACGCGTTTATGGGTACATTTATCAGTGGACTACTCGATACTGGCAAACGACCTACTGAATTGCATCAAGAGGAACTTGTGAACATTATTCGAGCAGCCAATACCAGCGGTGCATTGACGACTACAAGACCTGGTGGAATTCCTGCGTTACCAACGAGGGAAGAAGTCGTGGATTTTATGAATAAACACTAG
- a CDS encoding RidA family protein has protein sequence MAKREVLHVKGAHHQNPIPTAVKIGNMVYTSAIIGSDPETGEMPQSVEEEVANLFHYMREIMELAGGTTDDIAHLSVSVTDREYKKVVNVEWLKMFPDENNRPARHTTVQNLRDGLRVQIEMTAVL, from the coding sequence ATGGCAAAGCGCGAGGTTCTACATGTGAAAGGAGCTCATCATCAAAATCCAATTCCGACTGCAGTGAAGATAGGGAATATGGTATATACATCAGCAATCATTGGATCTGACCCGGAAACAGGCGAGATGCCCCAAAGTGTTGAAGAAGAAGTTGCAAATCTTTTTCATTATATGAGAGAGATTATGGAACTTGCCGGCGGAACGACTGATGATATAGCGCATTTGAGTGTCTCTGTAACAGATCGGGAATATAAGAAAGTTGTAAATGTAGAGTGGCTAAAGATGTTTCCAGATGAGAATAACCGTCCGGCAAGACATACCACTGTTCAAAATCTAAGGGATGGACTTAGAGTACAAATCGAAATGACAGCCGTTTTGTAA
- a CDS encoding MFS transporter: MSANAEIQTRGSKPILGSSFRWSHVVTTLIILQAIGMVDKINVGMVLAYKPFQADMGIVGKHGLAGLLTTLFLLAYGIGMPIWGALSDRVGPRKTGIYACIAWIVFLVLGGLASNLTVLYISRIGLGFAEAAIWPICNNLTARWFPVKERGRSSATWISGINIGIAIAGFLVPPLLVSLGWRSVFFVLAALGLLPIILLSTLVRDNPRDTRASASEIEFIEAGVLEKTDEVPESNMFAHTPYYKNYRFWLATLANTATGMGVFGINTWLPSYLTGVRHMSMTGMGNFTAIDWILCIGILLWLSRWSDRIVRRAAFGMVCFVVYAVLIFFSMEVKSEGSMMVMIGLAIFALQSSTVMNFALVHSFTREASMGGGAGTMAGVSNFLGAFAPYIMGLLIGPNNNYLASFGFLAGMAIVSAIAMAILIPQKY, from the coding sequence ATGAGTGCAAATGCAGAGATTCAAACAAGGGGTAGCAAACCAATCCTCGGCAGCAGTTTCCGCTGGTCTCACGTTGTTACGACACTGATTATTCTGCAAGCAATTGGCATGGTCGACAAAATCAACGTAGGTATGGTCTTGGCGTATAAACCCTTCCAAGCTGACATGGGTATTGTTGGAAAACACGGACTAGCGGGATTATTAACGACGTTGTTTCTTCTGGCGTATGGAATCGGTATGCCGATATGGGGGGCGTTGAGTGACCGTGTCGGACCGCGTAAGACCGGCATTTATGCTTGTATTGCGTGGATTGTATTCCTAGTTTTGGGCGGTCTCGCCTCGAATTTAACCGTCCTGTATATTTCTAGAATTGGCCTCGGCTTCGCAGAAGCGGCGATTTGGCCGATATGTAATAACCTCACTGCTCGATGGTTCCCCGTAAAGGAACGTGGCCGTTCGTCGGCAACTTGGATTTCTGGCATCAACATCGGTATCGCTATCGCTGGCTTTCTTGTGCCGCCGCTTCTTGTCTCGCTTGGTTGGAGATCGGTGTTCTTTGTATTAGCCGCTTTAGGCCTACTGCCAATTATTCTGTTGTCCACCTTAGTACGTGATAATCCTCGCGACACGCGTGCGTCGGCGTCCGAGATCGAATTTATTGAGGCGGGCGTGTTGGAAAAGACGGACGAAGTTCCCGAATCAAACATGTTCGCTCATACACCGTATTACAAAAATTATCGCTTTTGGCTTGCGACCTTGGCCAATACCGCGACCGGAATGGGTGTCTTTGGTATTAACACCTGGTTGCCCTCGTACCTTACTGGTGTGCGTCATATGTCAATGACGGGAATGGGTAATTTCACAGCGATTGATTGGATTCTCTGTATCGGTATCTTACTTTGGCTGAGTCGTTGGTCTGACCGCATTGTGAGAAGGGCAGCGTTTGGTATGGTGTGCTTCGTGGTGTATGCTGTCTTGATCTTCTTCTCCATGGAAGTGAAGAGCGAAGGCTCCATGATGGTTATGATTGGCCTGGCGATATTCGCACTACAAAGTTCAACGGTAATGAACTTTGCTCTTGTTCACAGTTTTACCCGAGAGGCGTCGATGGGGGGCGGTGCTGGTACGATGGCTGGCGTCAGCAACTTTCTTGGCGCGTTCGCTCCTTATATCATGGGACTGCTTATAGGTCCTAATAATAACTATCTCGCTTCGTTTGGATTCCTGGCCGGTATGGCTATCGTTTCGGCAATTGCTATGGCAATTCTAATTCCCCAGAAGTACTAA